In Rariglobus hedericola, the following proteins share a genomic window:
- a CDS encoding response regulator produces MNTRMDALTSAPVRVLVVEDMGMFRALLTDLIAGWGRYAVVGVAGSGEDALALMSAVQPDVLIVDLQLPGMGGLEFVRAARQIRPQVRALVLSSLVDPLALTRVRESGVEGYIEKDATPEQLAEAFGAVADGRLFYSARFNETLAREGAKSLAVGKILSRREQEVLTHVLAGRTSRETGEVVGLSARTVEFHRANLMAKLGAANVAELLVNARRMELG; encoded by the coding sequence ATGAATACACGAATGGATGCGCTGACCTCCGCGCCGGTGCGCGTGCTGGTGGTCGAGGACATGGGGATGTTCCGTGCGTTGCTGACTGATTTGATCGCGGGCTGGGGACGCTACGCGGTCGTGGGCGTGGCGGGTTCGGGAGAGGATGCGCTGGCGCTGATGAGCGCGGTGCAGCCGGATGTTTTGATTGTCGATCTGCAGCTGCCCGGGATGGGCGGGCTGGAGTTTGTGCGGGCGGCGCGGCAGATACGGCCGCAGGTGCGGGCGCTGGTGTTGTCGTCGCTGGTGGATCCGCTGGCGCTGACGCGCGTGCGCGAGAGCGGCGTGGAAGGCTACATCGAGAAGGATGCTACGCCGGAGCAACTGGCCGAAGCGTTTGGCGCGGTGGCGGACGGACGGTTGTTCTACTCGGCGCGATTCAATGAGACGCTTGCTCGCGAAGGCGCGAAGTCGCTGGCGGTGGGGAAGATTTTGTCACGTCGCGAGCAGGAAGTGCTGACGCATGTGCTGGCCGGCCGCACGAGCCGTGAGACGGGCGAGGTGGTTGGTTTGAGCGCGCGCACGGTGGAGTTTCATCGTGCCAACCTCATGGCGAAACTGGGTGCGGCCAACGTCGCCGAGCTCCTCGTCAACGCGCGACGTATGGAGCTGGGCTGA
- a CDS encoding beta strand repeat-containing protein, whose product MKSSSTISRRRSVATLFILLTTLSPHLSAQASIFQSVDGNSWFDDDNWYSGQLPTADDDVFIYNDHSAVVASTGAVAHSLLIGFANSGSLTVENGGTGSSSQIQLNSDGRFLVTGIGSSWTVTEAVSLNANSDANHITVSAGGGLTASSFTVGSADNGTVNQGNILVTGAGSHLVDTATGGYWGLTLGSGDYSTRGIGSGTLTISDGASAINSIVAVGYWGSGAVLVSGAGSTWEVGRLQMAYDGGSHGSVTVEQGATVSVGFINVGYAGASPAVGAHSAGTGSITVRDTGSQFTLADTYFPIATGNSITVADGGTLRIGSAGDGSLYFDPGATLTIGTGGTAGMIAAGMVNNRGAMIFNFTDNLIFNTPITQYYGDATDVGTLTKTGAGTLILTADNTYTGGTFINAGTVQIGNGSGDGSITGNVAIATGAALAFNRSNNLAFAGIISGDGSVVQTGSNTLTLSADNTYTGGTRINSGTLSVSNNTNLGNASGSVTLAGGNLRLANNAATTFNRAVTVTANSTLTPSRASSSGNGITHVLGTLSLGSHTLTIARGSNFSTNQTGSVTFGSTSLTGNATLDLTNVNGSGIGVTTLGALNDHGTARSLTKKGTGTLTLASAATSLVNGTAINLEAGVTNLNNATALGSLANVTLSSGATLAIASVPTLGALNGTGGTVTLGSNTLTIGNTNNNLNSSFGGVISGTNGKLTKAGSGTLTLSGTNTYTGATSVDAGKLFVNGSIANTAVTVKLNSTLGGTGSIGGLTTVQSGARLAPGVSSGTLTFANGLSLNTGAILDFDLGTASDLIRVSSGTLTGSAVAGGITINLADSGGFVTGTYTLVNFSNATLSSFDLSDFVLGSTLSGYNYALAFSGSTLVLTASVIPESTTVAQLFGAATLVFAAVRRRRR is encoded by the coding sequence ATGAAATCTTCGTCCACCATTTCCCGCCGCCGCAGCGTTGCCACGCTTTTTATTCTACTGACGACGCTTTCGCCTCATCTCAGTGCCCAAGCCAGCATCTTCCAGTCGGTGGACGGCAACAGTTGGTTCGACGACGACAACTGGTATTCCGGACAACTTCCGACCGCGGACGACGACGTATTCATCTACAACGACCACTCCGCCGTTGTCGCCTCTACGGGAGCCGTCGCACACTCCCTATTAATCGGCTTTGCCAACTCCGGCTCGCTCACCGTCGAAAACGGCGGCACTGGCTCCAGCAGCCAGATCCAGCTGAACTCGGACGGTCGCTTCCTCGTTACCGGCATCGGTTCATCCTGGACCGTCACCGAGGCCGTGTCGCTCAACGCCAACAGCGATGCCAACCACATCACCGTGTCTGCGGGAGGCGGATTAACGGCCAGCAGCTTCACCGTTGGCAGCGCTGATAATGGCACTGTAAATCAAGGTAACATTCTCGTCACCGGTGCGGGTTCGCATTTGGTCGATACCGCGACCGGCGGATACTGGGGCCTCACACTCGGCTCCGGCGATTACTCTACTCGCGGCATCGGCAGCGGCACGCTCACCATCAGCGACGGTGCCTCCGCCATTAATAGCATCGTCGCCGTCGGTTATTGGGGAAGCGGCGCGGTGCTCGTATCCGGTGCCGGGTCCACTTGGGAAGTCGGCAGGCTGCAAATGGCCTACGACGGCGGCAGTCATGGATCGGTCACGGTTGAACAAGGTGCCACGGTCTCCGTTGGTTTCATCAATGTAGGTTACGCCGGTGCCAGCCCCGCGGTCGGCGCCCACTCTGCCGGCACCGGATCAATCACCGTGCGCGACACCGGCTCGCAATTCACCCTCGCCGACACCTATTTCCCTATCGCTACCGGCAACAGCATTACGGTGGCCGATGGCGGCACCCTTAGAATCGGTAGCGCCGGCGACGGAAGCCTCTATTTTGATCCCGGCGCCACCCTGACGATCGGCACCGGCGGCACCGCCGGCATGATAGCCGCAGGCATGGTCAACAACCGGGGCGCCATGATCTTTAACTTCACAGACAATCTCATCTTCAACACACCGATCACCCAGTATTACGGCGACGCCACGGACGTCGGCACGCTCACCAAAACCGGCGCCGGCACGCTCATCCTCACCGCAGACAATACCTACACCGGCGGCACTTTCATCAACGCCGGCACCGTTCAGATCGGCAACGGCAGCGGCGACGGCTCGATCACCGGCAACGTCGCCATCGCCACTGGAGCCGCCCTCGCCTTTAACCGCTCCAACAACCTCGCCTTTGCCGGTATCATTTCCGGCGACGGCTCCGTCGTCCAAACCGGCTCGAACACGCTCACGCTTTCTGCGGACAATACCTACACCGGCGGCACTCGCATCAACAGCGGAACGCTCTCCGTCAGCAACAACACGAACTTGGGAAATGCTTCCGGCAGCGTCACTCTCGCCGGCGGCAATCTACGTCTCGCCAACAACGCCGCGACGACCTTCAACCGCGCCGTCACCGTCACCGCCAATTCCACGCTCACGCCATCCCGCGCCAGCAGCAGCGGCAACGGCATCACTCATGTCCTCGGCACGCTTTCTCTCGGAAGCCATACCTTGACCATCGCCCGCGGTTCTAACTTCAGCACCAACCAGACTGGCTCCGTCACCTTCGGCTCAACTTCGCTGACGGGTAACGCCACACTTGACCTCACCAACGTCAACGGCTCCGGCATCGGTGTTACCACACTCGGTGCGCTCAACGACCACGGCACCGCGCGTTCACTCACCAAAAAAGGCACCGGCACTCTCACCCTCGCCTCGGCCGCCACCAGTCTGGTCAACGGCACAGCCATCAACCTCGAAGCCGGCGTCACCAATCTCAACAACGCCACCGCACTTGGCTCGCTCGCCAACGTCACGCTCTCCTCAGGAGCCACGCTCGCCATTGCCTCGGTCCCGACACTGGGTGCGCTCAACGGCACCGGCGGCACCGTCACGCTCGGCAGCAATACGCTCACCATCGGCAACACCAACAACAACCTGAACTCATCCTTCGGTGGCGTTATCAGCGGAACCAACGGCAAACTCACCAAGGCGGGTTCCGGCACGCTCACACTCTCCGGCACCAACACCTACACCGGGGCGACGTCCGTCGATGCCGGCAAACTTTTCGTCAACGGTTCGATCGCCAACACGGCCGTCACCGTGAAGCTCAACTCCACCCTCGGTGGAACGGGCAGTATTGGCGGATTAACTACCGTCCAGTCCGGAGCCCGCCTCGCTCCCGGCGTTTCCTCGGGCACGCTCACGTTTGCCAACGGTCTCTCGCTCAACACTGGGGCGATCCTCGATTTCGATCTCGGCACGGCCAGCGACCTGATCCGCGTTTCCAGCGGCACGCTAACCGGCTCCGCGGTCGCCGGTGGTATCACGATCAATCTCGCCGACTCCGGTGGTTTTGTCACCGGCACCTACACACTCGTTAACTTCTCCAACGCCACCCTGAGCAGTTTCGATCTCTCCGACTTCGTCCTGGGCTCCACGCTTTCCGGCTATAATTACGCGCTGGCGTTCTCCGGCAGCACGCTGGTGCTCACCGCCTCCGTCATCCCCGAGTCCACCACGGTCGCCCAGCTTTTCGGTGCAGCCACTCTTGTCTTCGCCGCCGTCCGACGCCGCCGTCGCTGA
- a CDS encoding LytR/AlgR family response regulator transcription factor, translated as MIRALLIEDEAPAREDFRRLLAAHPEVVIVGDAASVATARTRLATSDYDLVFLDIQLIGGNGFDLVPHVRPEARIIFVTAYDQHALRAFEVNALDYLLKPVAPARIAQALARLGAPAQQPVNRPPTLTIDDRLLLKLGSGNDRFVRLADIQQIVSCENYSEVHLAGGEHVLVRKTLATWEAELPSEQFGRVHRTTIVNVAHVTRIERVTEATSHVFLDGATEPVTASYRYLPTLRETLARHRRR; from the coding sequence ATGATCCGAGCCCTTTTAATTGAAGACGAAGCACCCGCCCGCGAAGATTTTCGCCGTCTTCTCGCCGCACACCCCGAGGTCGTGATCGTCGGCGATGCCGCCTCGGTTGCCACTGCCCGCACGCGTCTCGCGACGTCCGACTACGACCTCGTTTTTCTCGATATCCAACTCATTGGCGGCAACGGCTTCGATCTCGTGCCTCACGTCCGGCCCGAGGCCCGCATCATCTTCGTCACCGCCTATGATCAACACGCCCTGCGCGCCTTCGAGGTCAACGCACTCGACTACCTCCTGAAACCCGTCGCCCCGGCACGAATCGCGCAAGCCCTCGCCCGCCTCGGCGCACCTGCGCAACAGCCCGTCAACCGGCCCCCGACACTCACAATCGACGATCGCCTACTCCTGAAACTCGGCTCGGGCAACGACCGTTTCGTGCGCCTGGCAGACATCCAGCAGATTGTATCCTGCGAAAACTACAGCGAAGTTCACTTGGCGGGCGGCGAACATGTGCTCGTGCGTAAAACACTCGCTACGTGGGAAGCCGAACTGCCGTCAGAGCAATTCGGGCGCGTGCATCGCACGACCATCGTCAACGTCGCGCACGTCACCCGCATCGAGCGCGTCACCGAAGCGACCAGCCACGTCTTCCTCGACGGGGCGACCGAACCTGTGACCGCGAGCTACCGCTACCTTCCAACTCTGCGCGAGACACTCGCGCGCCATCGCCGACGGTAG
- a CDS encoding 7TM diverse intracellular signaling domain-containing protein: MTRMRFASWLPVAAVLTLAAFGIAGLILGIAGDRKGMQALPDAHGSTVDVLHDPVGTLTRDDVLSRHDSDWLRWDGHGYIRALFGEAVWVRFVLKNPSNHSARGVLADAEYYTDRIDLWTSDDSYPDGLRHQVSGEWIPAHEKSLWGRDSAFFVEVPARGERVVYLRLQDYFGVWLRPVWWSEERAFLSSQIRDIVSEACYFGVLLALLVYNCVIWARLKHRDLGYYLCYLCALGLFMFFSRSAHQVVGLSIGSPTMETILTTALAAGGFFLVEFARVFLDLARLTPRMDWAARVMRIIMGTLLVALTLPWSNNTLLLHITVGAFSVTHIVLFAAAVQAWRAGSYYARYFVLSFGVLLGGVLPTAAIWLLAIPLGMSAQALRMGSALEMLLLSLALSDRFARLQSDSLASKLAEESARLETLRYQLNPHFLYNVLGSIRSLVHTRPAAADEMTIQLADFCRQTLTRDAATTGTLGDELKLISTYLDMERTRWRERLQTRIDAEPATLVVQVPPFLLLPLVENAIKYGTRTSEETVEVVITVLLVDAHNLVIEVANTGHWVGTPALGEPTSTGIGLTNLRQRLARYYPDRHQFTTGESNGWVRVSLRLTQPAPSVT; encoded by the coding sequence ATGACGCGCATGCGCTTCGCCTCCTGGTTGCCCGTTGCCGCCGTGCTCACGCTGGCAGCTTTCGGCATCGCCGGGCTCATCCTCGGCATCGCCGGCGACCGCAAAGGCATGCAGGCGCTCCCCGATGCGCACGGCTCCACGGTGGACGTGCTTCACGATCCGGTTGGCACCCTGACGCGTGATGATGTTCTCTCCCGTCACGATTCCGACTGGCTCCGTTGGGACGGCCACGGCTACATCCGCGCTCTCTTCGGCGAGGCCGTGTGGGTTCGCTTCGTTCTTAAAAATCCGTCCAACCATTCCGCGCGCGGTGTGCTGGCCGACGCCGAATATTATACCGACCGTATCGACCTTTGGACATCCGACGACAGCTACCCCGATGGCTTGCGGCATCAGGTTTCCGGCGAATGGATACCCGCCCACGAGAAATCGCTTTGGGGACGCGACTCGGCTTTTTTTGTCGAAGTGCCCGCCCGCGGCGAACGCGTCGTTTACCTGCGCCTGCAAGACTACTTCGGCGTGTGGCTGCGCCCCGTCTGGTGGAGCGAAGAACGCGCGTTTCTCTCTTCGCAGATCCGCGACATCGTCTCCGAAGCCTGCTACTTCGGAGTGCTCCTCGCCCTGCTCGTTTACAACTGCGTCATCTGGGCGAGACTGAAGCACCGTGATCTCGGCTACTACCTGTGCTACCTTTGCGCGCTCGGCCTGTTCATGTTCTTTTCCCGCTCGGCCCATCAGGTCGTCGGTCTGTCCATAGGCTCGCCCACGATGGAGACCATCCTGACCACCGCACTGGCGGCAGGCGGTTTTTTCCTCGTCGAGTTCGCCCGCGTGTTTCTCGACCTCGCCCGACTCACACCGCGCATGGACTGGGCCGCGCGGGTGATGCGGATCATCATGGGCACGCTGCTCGTCGCCCTTACCTTGCCGTGGAGCAATAATACCCTGCTTCTCCACATCACGGTGGGAGCATTCTCTGTCACCCACATCGTGCTCTTTGCCGCGGCGGTGCAGGCGTGGCGCGCGGGTTCCTACTACGCCCGCTACTTCGTGCTCTCGTTCGGCGTTCTACTCGGCGGCGTGCTGCCCACCGCGGCGATCTGGTTGCTCGCCATCCCGCTCGGCATGTCCGCCCAGGCACTGCGCATGGGCTCCGCACTGGAAATGCTGCTGCTTTCACTCGCCCTCTCGGACCGCTTCGCGCGTCTCCAAAGCGACAGCCTCGCCTCCAAACTCGCCGAGGAGAGCGCGCGCCTGGAAACGCTCCGCTATCAACTCAACCCGCACTTCCTCTACAACGTCCTCGGCTCGATCCGTTCACTCGTGCACACGCGCCCCGCAGCCGCCGACGAGATGACCATCCAGCTCGCCGATTTTTGCCGGCAGACGCTCACCCGTGACGCCGCCACGACCGGCACACTCGGCGATGAACTCAAGTTGATCTCCACGTATCTCGACATGGAACGCACGCGTTGGCGCGAACGCCTGCAAACCCGCATAGACGCCGAGCCCGCCACACTCGTCGTGCAGGTCCCGCCCTTCCTGCTCCTGCCGCTCGTCGAGAACGCCATCAAATACGGCACGCGCACCAGCGAAGAAACCGTGGAGGTGGTCATCACCGTTCTCCTCGTCGATGCGCATAATCTCGTCATCGAAGTCGCCAACACCGGCCACTGGGTCGGCACACCCGCCCTGGGCGAACCCACGTCCACCGGCATAGGTTTGACCAATCTTCGCCAGCGCCTCGCCCGCTACTATCCGGACCGCCACCAGTTCACCACCGGAGAAAGCAACGGCTGGGTGCGCGTCAGCCTGCGACTGACCCAACCCGCACCATCCGTAACCTGA